The following are encoded together in the Anopheles nili chromosome 3, idAnoNiliSN_F5_01, whole genome shotgun sequence genome:
- the LOC128727392 gene encoding PRL-1 phosphatase, with translation MSTVIMRQKDIRPAPARIEFKGMKFLITDRPSDANILSYIAELKKHNVSVVVRVCEPSYKIEELANHSIIVRDLAFEDGTFPPNEIVIEWFEILKQKFQEDPEACVAVHCVAGLGRAPVLVALALIELGLKYEAAVELIRDKRRGAINAKQLSYLEKYKPKSRLKHKNGHKNSCCVQ, from the exons ATGTCAACCGTCATCATGCGTCAGAAGGACATCAGACCCGCCCCGGCTCGGATCGAGTTTAAGGGAATGAAATTCCTGATAACCGATCGGCCGTCGGACGCCAACATTCTCTCGTACATCGCT GAACTGAAAAAACATAACGTCTCGGTCGTCGTGCGCGTTTGCGAGCCGAGCTACAAGATCGAAGAGCTGGCTAACCACAGCATCATCGTGCGCGATCTTGCGTTCGAGGACGGTACCTTCCCGCCGAACGAAATCGTGATCGAATGGTTCgaaattttaaagcaaaa GTTCCAGGAGGATCCGGAGGCGTGTGTGGCGGTGCACTGCGTGGCAGGCTTGGGCCGTGCACCTGTACTTGTGGCATTAGCTTTGATTGAACTAGGACTTAAATACGAGGCAGCTGTAGAATTGATTAGAGA TAAACGAAGAGGTGCTATTAATGCCAAACAACTATCATACCTAGAAAAATATAAGCCCAAGTCACGGTTAAAGCACAAAAACGGCCACAAGAACTCGTGCTGCGTGCAATAA
- the LOC128726263 gene encoding dTTP/UTP pyrophosphatase codes for MLKPILNQIGTKRVVLASGSPRRQELVQNLGINNVLLCPSTFEENLDPSQYSFSDYVAMTALGKVREVYERLSKDESQRPDVVIGADTMVTMDGQMYGKPKTPQHAFEVLQKLMGRTHVVYTGVVIKYHEKEVKFTESCQVHFGKATAAQIQAYVDTGEPLDKAGGYGIQGLGGNFVERIEGDYFTVVGLPMYRLSVELCKLFDYQVE; via the exons ATGCTGAAACCGATACTCAACCAAATCGGAACCAAGCGGGTTGTCCTTGCCAGTGGATCTCCCCGGAGACAAGAGCTGGTACAGAATCTG GGAATCAACAACGTGCTGCTATGCCCATCGACGTTCGAGGAAAATCTCGATCCCTCGCAGTACTCCTTCAGCGACTACGTTGCCATGACGGCTCTTGGGAAAGTACGTGAGGTGTACGAACGCCTCTCGAAGGACGAGTCACAGCGGCCGGATGTGGTGATCGGTGCCGACACAATGGTGACGATGGATGGCCAGATGTACGGCAAACCCAAAACCCCGCAGCATGCCTTCGAAGTTTTACAAAA ACTCATGGGCCGAACGCATGTCGTCTACACGGGTGTGGTAATTAAGTATCACGAGAAGGAAGTCAAATTTACCGAATCATGCCAAGTACACTTTGGTAAAGCTACCGCTGCTCAGATACAGGCCTACGTCGACACGGGTGAACCTCT tgaCAAAGCGGGAGGATACGGCATCCAGGGGTTAGGAGGCAATTTCGTCGAAAGGATCGAAGGAGACTATTTCACCGTAGTCGGCCTTCCAATGTATCGTCTCTCGGTGGAGCTGTGCAAATTATTCGACTATCAAGTAGAATGA
- the LOC128726295 gene encoding protein zwilch yields the protein MTDLANVYQLFRNKFEECDFRYYAPPSYILTFTESHEKIIFAFKRVRWIVKDIKHYPDMDVSKDLNVTGSPLKDTSYVEDADLSKELIDLRPEQCWTPEEDNYGPLSTEEARSILQNFINLDCRIGRGNIWVLCCGTDTDQTVLLQLTANCASQEQRKFIRGVVRCTGVQPSSSLSMAQLISIHRQRAGTGMKFNPKITVQQWYSLSPYVNIRLSWHTMGENASFAIERNARVRLSQRFPINNGAFSRLSVAEYFWQQLQRLALFREKILDIRANRVSGYASNDLSNSGMMEVDLEYVKQKVNNILSTFSAEEPTSFNQASIANMVQQVQQRNLTDVMERLYETLTLCSSYEDLKASIDYIFHLSTHSNIVNVPTDGTRFARLILAMIQDRLAIPSLTGPEPYELLLECGFSKLMNDYRTIFSECGIYELEFEKLFQPQVTNTRKSRYAAGTVTTVEPLKGKVSSMLFQPTVDERTREKSILLSNFDEEEVKLKLDRLAQVHLLLEHLLLLESVVNVPSMYGRVCELYMNREACGYNDVYNRDSDLLEFDVEEFKLLAQAEKLTPHAQRVSMGSANLLQKLDTVFYQNAQPILPKQFYPQFQNDDTDLGEIFWCYEYDKIERL from the exons ATGACTGATTTAGCTAACGTGTACCAGCTTTTCCGGAATAAGTTTGAAGAGTGTGATTTCCGATATTACGCCCCTCCATCGTACATTCTAACCTTCACCGAAAGCCACGAAAAGATCATATTTGCCTTCAAACGGGTTCGTTGGATTGTT AAGGATATAAAACATTACCCGGATATGGATGTGTCGAAAGATCTAAACGTTACCGGATCGCCGTTAAAAGACACCAGCTACGTTGAGGACGCCGATCTGTCGAAAGAATTGATTGATTTGCGTCCCGAGCAATGCTGGACGCCGGAGGAGGATAACTACGGCCCGCTGTCCACGGAGGAAGCCCGTTCCATACTGCAGAACTTTATCAATCTGGATTGTCGTATCGGACGCGGTAACATATGGGTGCTCTGCTGTGGGACCGACACAGACCAAACGGTTCTGCTGCAGTTAACGGCCAACTGCGCCTCCCAGGAGCAGCGTAAATTTATTCGCGGCGTCGTTCGCTGCACAGGGGTGCAACCATCCAGCTCCCTGTCGATGGCGCAGCTTATCTCCATCCACCGCCAGCGGGCCGGAACCGGGATGAAGTTTAACCCAAAAATCACCGTTCAGCAGTGGTACAGCTTGTCCCCGTATGTTAACATTCGCCTAAGCTGGCACACGATGGGTGAGAATGCGTCCTTTGCCATCGAGCGAAATGCGCGCGTACGTTTGAGCCAGCGATTCCCAATTAACAACGGCGCCTTCAGCCGACTGTCCGTTGCTGAGTACTTCTGGCAGCAGTTGCAGCGACTGGCACTCTTTAGGGAAAAGATTTTGGACATCCGCGCTAACCGAGTGTCCGGCTACGCGTCCAACGACTTGAGTAACTCGGG CATGATGGAGGTTGATCTGGAGTACGTGAAGCAAAAGGTGAACAACATCCTGTCGACGTTTTCGGCCGAAGAACCGACGTCCTTCAATCAGGCCTCCATTGCCAACATGGTCCAGCAGGTGCAGCAACGTAACCTCACCGACGTCATGGAGCGGCTCTACGAGACATTAACGC TGTGTTCCAGCTACGAGGATTTGAAGGCATCAATCGACTACATCTTTCATCTGTCGACGCACTCAAACATTGTG AATGTGCCAACGGATGGGACACGCTTCGCACGGTTGATCCTAGCGATGATCCAGGACCGGCTGGCCATCCCGTCACTAACCGGACCGGAACCGTACGAGTTGCTGCTCGAGTGTGGCTTTAGCAAGCTGATGAACGACTACCGGACGATCTTCTCCGAGTGCGGGATTTACGAGCTGGAGTTTGAGAAGCTCTTCCAGCCGCAGgtgacaaacacacgcaagtCCCGGTATGCGGCCGGTACGGTGACGACAGTGGAACCGCTCAAAGGCAAGGTTAGCTCGATGCTATTCCAACCGACGGTGGACGAACGGACGCGGGAGAAATCAATCCTGTTGAGCAACTTCGACGAGGAAGAAGTGAAGCTCAAACTGGACCGGTTGGCGCAGGTCCATCTGTTGCTGGAacatctgctgctgctggagagTGTCGTGAATGTTCCGTCGATGTATGGGCGCGTGTGCGAGCTGTACATGAACCGGGAGGCGTGTGGTTACAACGACGTATATAACCGGGACAGCGATCTGCTCGAGTTCGATGTGGAAGAGTTTAAGCTACTGGCGCAAGCGGAAAAGCTGACCCCACATGCTCAACGCGTGTCGATGGGTTCGGCCAATCTGCTGCAGAAACTCGACACCGTGTTTTACCAGAACGCGCAACCGATTCTGCCGAAGCAGTTCTATCCGCAGTTCCAGAACGACGACACGGATCTGGGTGAAATATTCTGGTGTTACGAGTACGATAAAATCGAACGGCTTTGA